From Carya illinoinensis cultivar Pawnee chromosome 5, C.illinoinensisPawnee_v1, whole genome shotgun sequence, one genomic window encodes:
- the LOC122309879 gene encoding protein ACCUMULATION AND REPLICATION OF CHLOROPLASTS 3 isoform X1, whose product MHISMQLPVFIGFRSLSRAFLCPYSSKRVFYGRFPKFGVRLKNSRTSKQFVRLVMSSEKDSLSNEFDEGNDVEVNGGDIGRNSEFVEVIGIGSRKDAVLDFCLGSPFKSSSLRFWNILMKDSSKAKLQQRFAGKDLTPRILEASPFIQLHPKAIILVASAGYGLDHIAAVDILRTIRSVNGFIVVIILKPFGFEGQRRHDEVKHLVGKLREHTNLFIDIDTDMLLRKDLVTLDEALKTANNAVLLATNAISVLISEKHRRLIDVSHNDVEEVQVSELIKILERYKEAKVGFGAGYNAKASILQSLYDCPFLGFDVKDLNGVVICVLASSNTVSNSDVYAFLHTFRQSTEYTQRIVLSVIHEPNLEPNLLLTTVLIVGDTRQQSSKKSSILSTLAQHFPFVFDLLRRHNPQLNEIERNDLHENASPCEGLDSRDSSERGNGIDVNGIAEDSEKYPKEFKAVVSSNENEFYASRDYDNESEQSKVGSSETGSSETTMSASFYNAITEGTPAFQREPLMSWNLGPAYQIAEEWAKERVFDTGTKPMLDNLSVFHLPVGVRPSEELEDNVNSSFTTPNLDPETRDDLKALPAANSSTSSLSALTDAGFEAMRDFYNHTFTPPKGKYVSVPKKQGVLSVRAASMLEAERDSSKKWSPIVEMQYRGGVYRGRCQGGLPEGKGRLVLGDGSIYDGIWRYGKKSGPGTFYFSNGDVFQGSWREDVMHGKGWFYFHTGDRWFANFWKGRAYGEGRFYSKSGDVFFGNFKDGWRHGHFLCIDINGKRSLEIWDEGVLVTCKQLDSEIDAE is encoded by the exons ATGCACATTTCGATGCAGCTTCCCGTATTTATAGGTTTCCGCTCCTTGTCTCGGGCATTCTTATGCCCTTATTCTTCAAAGCGTGTCTTCTACGGAAGGTTCCCGAAATTTGGCGTAAGGCTGAAGAATAGCAGAACTTCGAAGCAGTTTGTCCGACTTGTAATGAGTTCGGAGAAAGACAGTTTATCGAATGAATTCGACGAAGGCAACGATGTTGAAGTGAATGGTGGGGATATAGGGCGCAATTCTGAGTTTGTTGAGGTGATTGGCATTGGGAGTAGGAAGGACGCGGTTCTTGATTTCTGTTTGGGCTCGCCGTTCAAGTCCTCCTCATTGCGGTTTTG GAATATTCTCATGAAAGATTCATCAAAGGCAAAATTACAACAAAGGTTCGCTGGAAAAG ATCTTACTCCAAGGATTCTTGAAGCTTCACCATTCATACAATTGCATCCAAAAGCTATTATCCTT GTGGCTAGTGCAGGATATGGCTTGGATCACATTGCTGCAGTCGATATTCTTAGAACTATAAGATCTGTAAATGGATTcattgttgtgattattttaaaGCCGTTTGGCTTTGAAGGACAGAGGCGCCATGATGAG GTCAAACATTTGGTAGGAAAGCTTCGGGAGCATACAAACTTATTTATTG ACATTGACACTGACATGCTACTCAGAAAAGACTTGGTTACTCTAGATGAGGCTTTGAAGACTGCAAATAATGCTGTTTTATTAGCTACTAATGCCATATCCGTTCTTATATCT GAGAAACACAGAAGACTCATTGATGTATCACATAATGACGTGGAAGAAGTTCAAGTTTCAGAACTTATAAAA ATTTTAGAAAGATACAAGGAAGCAAAAGTTGGATTTGGAGCTGGTTACAATGCCAAAGCTTCAATTTTACAGTCTCTATATGACTGCCCTTTCCTTGGTTTTGATGTGAAG GATTTGAATGGCGTGGTTATATGTGTCCTTGCGAGTTCGAATACCGTCAGCAACAGTGATGTATATGCCTTTCTGCATACGTTCCGTCAAAGTACAGAATACACTCAGAGGATTGTATTATCTGTAATTCATGAGCCTAATCTGGAACCCAACCTTCTACTGACAACAGTTCTTATAGTAGG TGATACTAGGCAACAGTCTTCTAAGAAAAGTAGCATATTGTCTACACTGGCCcagcattttccttttgtttttgatCTTCTAAGGAGACACAATCCGCAGTTGAACGAAATCGAGAGAAACGATTTACATGAGAATGCAAGTCCTTGTGAGGGGTTAGATTCCAGAGACTCTAGTGAGAGAGGAAATGGGATTGATGTAAACGGTATTGCTGAAGATTCTGAAAAGTACCCTAAAGAGTTTAAAGCAGTGGTTAGCAGCAATGAAAATGAGTTCTATGCTTCAAG GGATTATGATAATGAGTCTGAACAAAGTAAGGTTGGATCATCAGAAACCGGATCATCAGAAACCACCATGTCTGCTAGTTTTTACAATGCAATTACAGAAG GAACTCCTGCTTTCCAAAGGGAGCCACTCATGAGTTGGAACTTGGGTCCTGCATATCAGATTGCGGAGGAGTGGGCGAAAGAAAGAGTTTTTGACACTGGAACTAAGCCAATGCTTGATAACCTGAGTGTCTTCCACCTGCCAGTTGGTGTACGACCTTCGGAGGAGTTAGAAGACAATGTCAATAGCTCATTTACAACACCAAACCTTGATCCAGAAACTAGGGATGATCTGAAAGCACTGCCAGCTGCTAATTCAAGCACTTCTTCTTTGAGTGCATTGACTGATGCAGGCTTTGAAGCGATGAGGGACTTTTACAATCACACATTCACTCCACCTAAGGGAAAATATGTTAGTGTTCCTAAAAAGCAAGGAGTTCTATCTGTTCGTGCAGCATCTATGTTG GAAGCTGAAAGAGATTCTTCAAAAAAGTGGAGTCCTATTGTGGAGATGCAATACAGAGGAGGGGTTTACAGGGGGCGTTGCCAAGGAGGTCTACCTGAAGGAAAG GGACGTCTGGTTCTTGGAGATGGAAGCATATATGACGGTATATGGCGCTATGGTAAGAAATCCGGTCCAGGTACATTCTACTTCAGTAATGGGGATGTTTTCCAGGGATCTTGGCGAGAAGATGTTATGCATGGCAAg GGTTGGTTTTATTTTCACACTGGGGATCGATGGTTCGCAAACTTTTGGAAGGGAAGGGCCTATGGTGAAGGTCGTTTCTATTCAAAGTCTGGTGATGTCTTTTTTGGCAATTTCAAAGATGGATGGAGACATGGTCACTTCCTTTGTATCGATATCAATGGGAAAAG GTCTCTTGAGATTTGGGATGAAGGTGTTCTTGTAACATGTAAGCAGTTGGACTCTGAAATCGATGCTGAATAA
- the LOC122309879 gene encoding protein ACCUMULATION AND REPLICATION OF CHLOROPLASTS 3 isoform X2, producing the protein MVHRNCLHPRVQTLYLEVVYHQDQGSYHLSQPLGVSSWHQWQIIHSKQVHLEYKVKHLVGKLREHTNLFIDIDTDMLLRKDLVTLDEALKTANNAVLLATNAISVLISEKHRRLIDVSHNDVEEVQVSELIKILERYKEAKVGFGAGYNAKASILQSLYDCPFLGFDVKDLNGVVICVLASSNTVSNSDVYAFLHTFRQSTEYTQRIVLSVIHEPNLEPNLLLTTVLIVGDTRQQSSKKSSILSTLAQHFPFVFDLLRRHNPQLNEIERNDLHENASPCEGLDSRDSSERGNGIDVNGIAEDSEKYPKEFKAVVSSNENEFYASRDYDNESEQSKVGSSETGSSETTMSASFYNAITEGTPAFQREPLMSWNLGPAYQIAEEWAKERVFDTGTKPMLDNLSVFHLPVGVRPSEELEDNVNSSFTTPNLDPETRDDLKALPAANSSTSSLSALTDAGFEAMRDFYNHTFTPPKGKYVSVPKKQGVLSVRAASMLEAERDSSKKWSPIVEMQYRGGVYRGRCQGGLPEGKGRLVLGDGSIYDGIWRYGKKSGPGTFYFSNGDVFQGSWREDVMHGKGWFYFHTGDRWFANFWKGRAYGEGRFYSKSGDVFFGNFKDGWRHGHFLCIDINGKRSLEIWDEGVLVTCKQLDSEIDAE; encoded by the exons ATGGTccatagaaattgtttgcacccaagagttCAAACCTTATACTTGGAGGTAGTATACCACCAAGATCAAGgctcttaccacttgagccaacctctAGGGGTTAGTAGTTGGCATCAATGGCAAATTATCCATTCCAAGCAAGTGCATTTGGAGTATAAG GTCAAACATTTGGTAGGAAAGCTTCGGGAGCATACAAACTTATTTATTG ACATTGACACTGACATGCTACTCAGAAAAGACTTGGTTACTCTAGATGAGGCTTTGAAGACTGCAAATAATGCTGTTTTATTAGCTACTAATGCCATATCCGTTCTTATATCT GAGAAACACAGAAGACTCATTGATGTATCACATAATGACGTGGAAGAAGTTCAAGTTTCAGAACTTATAAAA ATTTTAGAAAGATACAAGGAAGCAAAAGTTGGATTTGGAGCTGGTTACAATGCCAAAGCTTCAATTTTACAGTCTCTATATGACTGCCCTTTCCTTGGTTTTGATGTGAAG GATTTGAATGGCGTGGTTATATGTGTCCTTGCGAGTTCGAATACCGTCAGCAACAGTGATGTATATGCCTTTCTGCATACGTTCCGTCAAAGTACAGAATACACTCAGAGGATTGTATTATCTGTAATTCATGAGCCTAATCTGGAACCCAACCTTCTACTGACAACAGTTCTTATAGTAGG TGATACTAGGCAACAGTCTTCTAAGAAAAGTAGCATATTGTCTACACTGGCCcagcattttccttttgtttttgatCTTCTAAGGAGACACAATCCGCAGTTGAACGAAATCGAGAGAAACGATTTACATGAGAATGCAAGTCCTTGTGAGGGGTTAGATTCCAGAGACTCTAGTGAGAGAGGAAATGGGATTGATGTAAACGGTATTGCTGAAGATTCTGAAAAGTACCCTAAAGAGTTTAAAGCAGTGGTTAGCAGCAATGAAAATGAGTTCTATGCTTCAAG GGATTATGATAATGAGTCTGAACAAAGTAAGGTTGGATCATCAGAAACCGGATCATCAGAAACCACCATGTCTGCTAGTTTTTACAATGCAATTACAGAAG GAACTCCTGCTTTCCAAAGGGAGCCACTCATGAGTTGGAACTTGGGTCCTGCATATCAGATTGCGGAGGAGTGGGCGAAAGAAAGAGTTTTTGACACTGGAACTAAGCCAATGCTTGATAACCTGAGTGTCTTCCACCTGCCAGTTGGTGTACGACCTTCGGAGGAGTTAGAAGACAATGTCAATAGCTCATTTACAACACCAAACCTTGATCCAGAAACTAGGGATGATCTGAAAGCACTGCCAGCTGCTAATTCAAGCACTTCTTCTTTGAGTGCATTGACTGATGCAGGCTTTGAAGCGATGAGGGACTTTTACAATCACACATTCACTCCACCTAAGGGAAAATATGTTAGTGTTCCTAAAAAGCAAGGAGTTCTATCTGTTCGTGCAGCATCTATGTTG GAAGCTGAAAGAGATTCTTCAAAAAAGTGGAGTCCTATTGTGGAGATGCAATACAGAGGAGGGGTTTACAGGGGGCGTTGCCAAGGAGGTCTACCTGAAGGAAAG GGACGTCTGGTTCTTGGAGATGGAAGCATATATGACGGTATATGGCGCTATGGTAAGAAATCCGGTCCAGGTACATTCTACTTCAGTAATGGGGATGTTTTCCAGGGATCTTGGCGAGAAGATGTTATGCATGGCAAg GGTTGGTTTTATTTTCACACTGGGGATCGATGGTTCGCAAACTTTTGGAAGGGAAGGGCCTATGGTGAAGGTCGTTTCTATTCAAAGTCTGGTGATGTCTTTTTTGGCAATTTCAAAGATGGATGGAGACATGGTCACTTCCTTTGTATCGATATCAATGGGAAAAG GTCTCTTGAGATTTGGGATGAAGGTGTTCTTGTAACATGTAAGCAGTTGGACTCTGAAATCGATGCTGAATAA
- the LOC122309879 gene encoding protein ACCUMULATION AND REPLICATION OF CHLOROPLASTS 3 isoform X3, with amino-acid sequence MHISMQLPVFIGFRSLSRAFLCPYSSKRVFYGRFPKFGVRLKNSRTSKQFVRLVMSSEKDSLSNEFDEGNDVEVNGGDIGRNSEFVEVIGIGSRKDAVLDFCLGSPFKSSSLRFWNILMKDSSKAKLQQRFAGKDLTPRILEASPFIQLHPKAIILVASAGYGLDHIAAVDILRTIRSVNGFIVVIILKPFGFEGQRRHDEVKHLVGKLREHTNLFIDIDTDMLLRKDLVTLDEALKTANNAVLLATNAISVLISEKHRRLIDVSHNDVEEVQVSELIKILERYKEAKVGFGAGYNAKASILQSLYDCPFLGFDVKDLNGVVICVLASSNTVSNSDVYAFLHTFRQSTEYTQRIVLSVIHEPNLEPNLLLTTVLIVGDTRQQSSKKSSILSTLAQHFPFVFDLLRRHNPQLNEIERNDLHENASPCEGLDSRDSSERGNGIDVNGIAEDSEKYPKEFKAVVSSNENEFYASRDYDNESEQSKVGSSETGSSETTMSASFYNAITEGTPAFQREPLMSWNLGPAYQIAEEWAKERVFDTGTKPMLDNLSVFHLPVGVRPSEELEDNVNSSFTTPNLDPETRDDLKALPAANSSTSSLSALTDAGFEAMRDFYNHTFTPPKGKYVSVPKKQGVLSVRAASMLVMCCL; translated from the exons ATGCACATTTCGATGCAGCTTCCCGTATTTATAGGTTTCCGCTCCTTGTCTCGGGCATTCTTATGCCCTTATTCTTCAAAGCGTGTCTTCTACGGAAGGTTCCCGAAATTTGGCGTAAGGCTGAAGAATAGCAGAACTTCGAAGCAGTTTGTCCGACTTGTAATGAGTTCGGAGAAAGACAGTTTATCGAATGAATTCGACGAAGGCAACGATGTTGAAGTGAATGGTGGGGATATAGGGCGCAATTCTGAGTTTGTTGAGGTGATTGGCATTGGGAGTAGGAAGGACGCGGTTCTTGATTTCTGTTTGGGCTCGCCGTTCAAGTCCTCCTCATTGCGGTTTTG GAATATTCTCATGAAAGATTCATCAAAGGCAAAATTACAACAAAGGTTCGCTGGAAAAG ATCTTACTCCAAGGATTCTTGAAGCTTCACCATTCATACAATTGCATCCAAAAGCTATTATCCTT GTGGCTAGTGCAGGATATGGCTTGGATCACATTGCTGCAGTCGATATTCTTAGAACTATAAGATCTGTAAATGGATTcattgttgtgattattttaaaGCCGTTTGGCTTTGAAGGACAGAGGCGCCATGATGAG GTCAAACATTTGGTAGGAAAGCTTCGGGAGCATACAAACTTATTTATTG ACATTGACACTGACATGCTACTCAGAAAAGACTTGGTTACTCTAGATGAGGCTTTGAAGACTGCAAATAATGCTGTTTTATTAGCTACTAATGCCATATCCGTTCTTATATCT GAGAAACACAGAAGACTCATTGATGTATCACATAATGACGTGGAAGAAGTTCAAGTTTCAGAACTTATAAAA ATTTTAGAAAGATACAAGGAAGCAAAAGTTGGATTTGGAGCTGGTTACAATGCCAAAGCTTCAATTTTACAGTCTCTATATGACTGCCCTTTCCTTGGTTTTGATGTGAAG GATTTGAATGGCGTGGTTATATGTGTCCTTGCGAGTTCGAATACCGTCAGCAACAGTGATGTATATGCCTTTCTGCATACGTTCCGTCAAAGTACAGAATACACTCAGAGGATTGTATTATCTGTAATTCATGAGCCTAATCTGGAACCCAACCTTCTACTGACAACAGTTCTTATAGTAGG TGATACTAGGCAACAGTCTTCTAAGAAAAGTAGCATATTGTCTACACTGGCCcagcattttccttttgtttttgatCTTCTAAGGAGACACAATCCGCAGTTGAACGAAATCGAGAGAAACGATTTACATGAGAATGCAAGTCCTTGTGAGGGGTTAGATTCCAGAGACTCTAGTGAGAGAGGAAATGGGATTGATGTAAACGGTATTGCTGAAGATTCTGAAAAGTACCCTAAAGAGTTTAAAGCAGTGGTTAGCAGCAATGAAAATGAGTTCTATGCTTCAAG GGATTATGATAATGAGTCTGAACAAAGTAAGGTTGGATCATCAGAAACCGGATCATCAGAAACCACCATGTCTGCTAGTTTTTACAATGCAATTACAGAAG GAACTCCTGCTTTCCAAAGGGAGCCACTCATGAGTTGGAACTTGGGTCCTGCATATCAGATTGCGGAGGAGTGGGCGAAAGAAAGAGTTTTTGACACTGGAACTAAGCCAATGCTTGATAACCTGAGTGTCTTCCACCTGCCAGTTGGTGTACGACCTTCGGAGGAGTTAGAAGACAATGTCAATAGCTCATTTACAACACCAAACCTTGATCCAGAAACTAGGGATGATCTGAAAGCACTGCCAGCTGCTAATTCAAGCACTTCTTCTTTGAGTGCATTGACTGATGCAGGCTTTGAAGCGATGAGGGACTTTTACAATCACACATTCACTCCACCTAAGGGAAAATATGTTAGTGTTCCTAAAAAGCAAGGAGTTCTATCTGTTCGTGCAGCATCTATGTTGGTAATGTGCTGcctgtga